The sequence below is a genomic window from Acidobacteriota bacterium.
ACAATCGCCATCGCCGTGCTCTCAGTGTGAGTTACAGAAAGCGAAACTCGCTTGACCCCGAGCTTCTGAGCGATTTCAGAAGTCTTCCCTGCAAGTCGCACGATTGGGCGCCCGCCGGATTCGTGAGCCACTTCGATGCTGGCCCACGTAACTCCGCGGGATGCTCCAGTTCCTAACGCTTTCATGGCCGCTTCCTTGGCTG
It includes:
- the acpS gene encoding 4'-phosphopantetheinyl transferase (Catalyzes the formation of holo-ACP, which mediates the essential transfer of acyl fatty acid intermediates during the biosynthesis of fatty acids and lipids), with translation AKEAAMKALGTGASRGVTWASIEVAHESGGRPIVRLAGKTSEIAQKLGVKRVSLSVTHTESTAMAIVIFEDGK